atCATTGTAGAAACAATAGTAATATGTTAGAACTTAAATAAGAACGTCTTTAGCCCTTTCTTAAATGACTCCAGGGACTGTGGGGCCCTCAGGGGTGGTGATAATGTGTTCCACAGTTCAGGAGCAGCTGTCTGGAACGCTCTGTCGCCCATTGTTCTCTGGCTGGATCTTGGAGTGCACAGAAGGTTGGTATTGGTGGATCGAAGTTGTCTGGAGAGGGAGTGAAGGGTTAAGAGTTCTGAAAGGTAGTCCGGGGCATGTCCATGAATGCACTGGTATGCAAGCAGACAGATTTTGTATTGGATGCGTTTTAAGATTGGAAGCCAGTCGAGGTTACGGAGGACAGGTGTAATGTGAGCTTGTTTGGGTGTCCCCGTCAGGATCCTGGTGGTGGTGTTTTGTACATGTTGAAGCTTTTGGAGGCTTTTTGCTGGGATCCCGACGAGGAGGGCATTGCAGTAGtccagcctggaggagacaaaggcaTGAACCAGCTTTTCACCAACGGAGGGGGAGAGAGTAGGACgaagttttgaaatgttttttaagtgattttatagatattttgtatgtggttttcaaatgacaaatgtaGGTCAAAGATGACTCCcagatttctgacagattttttattGAAGTTTATTACAAACCTGCAGCATCATACAGCAACAGGATCCAAGAGTGTCtcctaagagagagagagagctacaTATATTTATCCAAAGATCAACAGTAGTAACTTTAATAATTAGTTTTACTTATACCTTATCCATCACTGGAGAACAATCCGTTTGAGTGAGGCCATGAGAAACATTAGCGAAAAAGAGCTCCTATCCCTCCCAGCTGGTTGTGGTTGGAGAGATTATACTGTGTGGTCTGGACAGATTAGTGTTGCATTTAGCAGAAGTGATAAACTGCAGAGTTGAAGCCAGGGCAATAATTACACGGGCAGCTTTAAAATCATTGTTTCTTCAGAAACAGAGCTTAGCACTGTTTTAGACTGATTTTGGCAGCAGTAAGTATCCCAAATAACTGGCACCAAAGTGTACTTTATTCCCTTCTTCAAGTGAGACTTAGCCAAGGGGTCTGAAAAGAGCAATGTTGTAAAAATAGtacaaacaacataaacaggCTAAAACAATTGTTACACACTATACAAAAGAGTTTACACAGTTGATGATGCTTTCATTTGCTCAAATGGCTGTCCCTGCTACAAGCATGACAAATATAACTACCTCTATGTCCCAGCTGACACACAGGCACAGGCTGCAGCAAGGGTTGTTTAGCAGGTATTTCATTGCATCAATATGTCAAGGTACCACAAGTTTGGACTTGTGATTGTTTAGGGGAATGCATGGCCATGATGAGACCTGTCATTATTCATTACCATTACTGTGCAGATGACAGCTTATGTGACTCCTTACAGAAAATCCCAAACTGAGATTCGAATCCAgcaccttctagctgtgaggcgacactGCAAGTTATTACACAGTGCTGCCAAGATTTTCtaataaaacagaagaagaatttATTGGTTGTGATTTTCATAACACAGAAGGGGAAAGAACAATGAGGTATTGTCAGTTTACAGAGGAGAAATACCTTCAATGTTGTTAGCAATGCAGTGGATAGAAGACACTGAGAGCAATCATTTGTTCAGATTCAGGCTACTCACTAACACGTTCTCAGAACAGTCAGAGACAGCAGACTAGACATTTTGTTAGTAATGGGTCTTATAGTAACATTTTCATGGGTACTGGCACATTCTGGCAtcaaaggaaatgaaatgacagaTTAGGTTGCAAAGAAAGCCAGACAAAGCATTGACATTGACTTGTAAGCTGGCTTTAGCATGTCAGAAATAAAGAGCATTAGAAATGAGTTGTGCAGAGTGAAACAGGAGAGATGAGATATTAATATCAATGCATAGATTTTGACACAGAGCACAAAATAGCATACTATTCAAAATAGGTTCACATAATGCAGGCAGATGTGATTACTGTGGGACAGAAGAAAAACTAAGGCTTGTTATCCTACACTGTCAGAAATATGAGGCAGCTAGAAGACATCTGAATAAAAACTTCAGACAAAATTTTATGATATAGACACTCTTAACAGGCATTGGTGCTTTCAAATCATATTTCAGTATCTTGGGCTAatttgatttttggtgagaATCTGAGTTTTAACGACAGCTATACAAGCCTAGACTCTTATCTACACTCCACACCGGTCGGTGGCGGTAATGTACCAACTCGTTATTTGGCAACTgcaaggaggaggaagaagaagaataaatttCCCCCTATAACCTGTGGTGGGCAGCAATCCGTGTCTGCTGCTTCTAAGTCTTCCGCATTacaccagaagaagaagaggcgcAAGCGACAGCAAATACCGCACCTTCGACCTAGGTAAGCGAACAAAGACTAACTAAAGAAACACGGAAATAAAGGACTACAAGTCGCTGTGTTGAAGGCTTCATTTAGTTAATTGTCCAACTGAATGAATTGTGAATTCCTCTATCATGTGGTGCTTTATTTATAAACAAACGACTCTGTTTTAGCGGATAAGTAGCTAACGTTGACTTGCTAACTTTCACTTAGCTTTTTGCTTCGGAGAACTTAAAGTTGTCAGGTTGATGAACATAAAAACCAAGATTTTCCGGTCATTGCTTTCAAAATAGTTTTGTTTACGAACTGTAGACACAAGAGGCCTTTCCATAGGATTGACTTTTACTTTGGAGGAAGTATTGGGTACTATTTATACTGGCCACGGCGGACTTGACGCAACCTCGAACTTTaatagctaactagctagctaactaatGTTAGCAGGTAAAGGCATTTGTTTATGAGGCTACAAATTAATGcgaaaactaaaaattctgaaagATATATCAGCTAATGTAATGTTAAATACGTCAAGTGTTGGTTTAACTTATTATTTATCCACAATTCTTCACTCTTTTGGAAACTGTTAGTTTGGGGCACTTGCGGCTACGTTGCAGCCCAAATGAACTACGTGTTGTTGACGTTGGCAGGGCCAGTCTTTGACAAGGGACTAACAACAAATGCCAAACTAAGTggtctctattttttttttcttaatggaGCAGAGCAAGAGGTCTTTTAATCTGTGTATAAATGTAACTTAACGCTAAGGGCTAAATGCGTTTTTCATTGTCTCTATTTCAAGTTCTCGATCCGAGTTCATATAACTCTCTCTTCAATCAAAAGTTTTGCAGTTTAGCTTTGTGTTATTAACCGTTTCCTGGCcagcaaaactgtaaaataactgtaacTGATTTACTATTATTGTTGTACTTACTAACAAAATATCAAATGAATTGTATAGGCTACAAGCATAAATGTCCACCACTACAACACTTACGATACACCAATTTAGTGAGACAGTTCATGTGTTATGATTAAGTTGTTTGTGAATTAAATCTAGAAACATATTCAAGCACAGCTTGCATATAAACCCCATTTATCTCACAGATGGATTCCAGCATCACTGCTTGCACAAAAAAGATTGCCTCATCATTTCTTCATAACGGCATTGTCACAATGTTGGCAACATTGCTCTGAACAGGCAGCAGAACCAGTTGctttccttcctctttttctgGGCCAGCAAACATTTCAtagttccatttttttttaagaactcTACTTGGCGTTGTTTACTTTACAATAACAGTAAGGTAATTTAGATAGGTTGAGCTTCCCAGCTGAGAAATTTAAGTCCTCATATATTGGTAATACTTTAAGGTGCTCAACACCTCAATAAGAAAGTAGTTATTAGTTGTACAGAAAAAGTCTGGTTAGCAGTATTAACTTTTCTACTCAATTTTCActgatttttgtatttattttctttacagaCATGTTTATTAGTGAAATTTTAGtcaacatatttttgtcaattttagcCAAGTTTTAGTCATGAAACACAAAAGTGTGTTCATGTATTCACTCAATACTTACACAGTAATATCATTGTTAGAAAACCATTTGGTAGTAGTTTTGGCTCTGTGGGCAGGTACTAAGTCCTGCAGGAAAAGGTAATGCTCCATAAAACTTCTTAGTAGATAGGAACATGAAGTGCTCTAAAATCTCCAGTTTGACgctgtgttgattttgcacTTGATAAAGCTCAGTGGATCAACACCAGCAGATGACATGGCACCACAAATCATTACAAATCTTCATCCAGACTCTAGGACCttgatttccaaatgaaatgcaaaatttacTTAAATCTGAAAACAGGACTTTGAACCACTGAGCTACAGTCCAGTTCTTTCTCTCCTAGGACCAGGTAAGATGCTTCTGATGTTGTTTCTGGTTCAGGGATGTCTTAATAATAGGAATGTGACAGTTGTAGCTTCTTTAATGCAGACATCTTTGCTTGGTGGCCCTTGATGCACTGACACCAGCCTCTGTCCTTGTGAAGCTCCTTCAAGTTTTTAAATCGACTTTCCTTGACAATCCTCTCAAGTCTCCGATCATCCCTGTTGCTTGTGCACCTTTTCCTACCACACTTTTCCCTTTCAGACAACTTTCCGTTATTATACTTCCATACATCATTCTGCTAACAGCCAGTCTTTTCAGCAGTGATCTTCTGTGGCTCCTTCTGTAGGGTGTTGATGATCATCTTCTGGATAGCACTCAAGTCAGCAGTCTTCTCCATGATTGTGGTTGCATATACTGAACTAAACTGAGAGATAGACAGTATTtatactgtttgaatagtaATGTACTCAAActtgaaatgaaatattgtattatacactgcctggccaaaaaaagtcaccacctggatttaactaagcaaataggtaagatccctcattggataattactgcagtgattatAAGTAGTAATTATAAACAACATAATTACTAcagaatatgtttcagctggcaaAAACTTATGTATCcttagctgatgcagtgaggagcttctcatttcttaaacaaccatgttggaagacctATTCTGTGGttatggaaaggatgttaatctgtatCAGAAGGGTCAagttattggcctgcatcaagcagagaaaacaactaaggagatttctgaaactactaaaatcaggttaaggtTAACCTTTTTGACAAGAGCATGAATGGACACGTGTTTCACTGGGCGCTATGCTCACTTTAtcatctttgtgtctttctcaGGCAAAGCATGGCAATGACCAGCCAGAGCTCGTGCTCCTCCATGAGCAACCACACCAAGGAGCGGGTCACAATGGCCAAAGTGACCTTGGAGAACTTCTACAGTAACCTTATCGCCCAGCACGAGGAGAGGGAGATGAGGTAATATCCACAAGCTGCAGTCTACACCCATACCACTTTTCAGTGGTTACACACTGACTTTTTCTAGCATTCCACACTGCAcaaatatttttgattattattattaagttgTGTTTCCAGCATAGATCATTTTAAGAATGTAattaacatggaaactgaaagGTTTGCTAATAATTTGATACacacaaaattactttttttcatgtttcatcaTTATGAGATTTGTACCAATATTATTGGACAAACTTTAGTgtcaaacaaaaataagaatttgacagaaaataaaattcagtaacACGTCAATGTCTTCTCACAAGTTAAACTCACgttaaaagtagaatttttctacttttgataatatttcagtttgtttacaCTTTACTCTGCTCCTCACTCACTGTTCTAAGTTTTACTGTAACTGTTTGCTGTGCAAGTATGCTGCTATCACCTGACTTTTGTTTGCAGTTCTAACACAAATCTCTCGCAtgagtgggattttttttacgAGTGCATCCCCATTGGCTAGTGGGTTTTTGAGCAATACCTCTGTGCGCTGTGTGACAGAAACATTAGTACTGACATACTGTTACTCCTATCATAATGTGTGCATTTGTACTAGCATCAATAATGCATAAAGGGCCTTTTCTTATTCTGTATAGGCTTTCTACCCTCTTGCCAACTTAACTGATATATTAGGATGTGCTTGTAGTACTTAGGCTGTATACTTGTAGCCATAAAACAATGATAAACAACATTAATGTGTTTATAATGTCTTTAGGCAGCAAAAACTGGAAAAGGTGATGGATCAGGAGGGCTTGGCCGATGAAGAGGTAAATAGCAAACACACAGCTGCATGGTTTTTCCAGCTTGTTCTGGTGCGGTATTGAAGAAGTCAGTTTGTGACACAGTGTTGGTTAGAGTTCAAGATCTGATTGAATATTGCTGAAATGTTcatgatgttatttattttgaaggaaTGGTAAGTAGTTATGATTGTCCTAGCAAGTGTTGTCCACTATACAAGTTGGTTGATGAAAGTAATTGTCATGATTCATCATATTTCCATATACCCATGTCAACCCTTATTTTATTTGAGAgattagtgtaaaaaaaaaaaaaaaaaaaaagaattgaatGGGATTCAATTCTGAATTTTATGGTAAAGATGTGTTTCTTGTTATAGActtcttacatttttataatataatttctttgttttgaatgATATACTAAAGTTTTTTCTGTACTATGAAGAAACGTATACGGCGTTCTGAGCATGCAAGGAAAGAGACAGAGTTTCTACGTTTAAAACGCACTCGATTGGGTCTGGAAGACTTTGAGTCCCTGAAAGTGATTGGCCGAGGAGCTTTTGGTGAGGTAAAAGcttttacataatttttggGAACATTATTCTTGTGTGCATATTTGATCCCAACAGGGAAGTGTTAAATATCAACCAAACATTCGCCATCTTCATAACCAGCACACCTTCAAATATCTGCAGACTCTTGGGTGACAATGGCATGCAGTATAGAACATACTGTGTCATCTATCGCAGTGTGGCATGCCTGTTTAAATACGTTAGCATTGCAGCCTGTAGGAAGAGCAGCTGAAATTCATCAGTCAAGAACAGAAACTTCTAGCATggacataaaaaatatttggtGTGATATCACAGATGGAAGATAACAGCTGCTACACTTCTGGATATTGCACAATGCTGAACATACGCAAAAGTGTACCGTAATTGTAATGCTTAAATGTAATGTAGTTGCCTAAAGTAGTGCAACAAGTGCATACAAGGTGCAGTGTGATGTAAACATTTATATGTCCACATGATGATATGACAGTAGATCATTGATCTtattttttgatgtgtttttatggaCACTGTTGCATAATGCCTCTAGGTTCGCCTGGTGCAGAAGAAAGACACTGGTCATGTCTATGCCATGAAAATCCTCCGAAAAGCTGACATGCTGGAGAAAGAACAGGTGAAGAAGCTGCTTTGCATCTGCAAATGCTCTTGCATCTGTTGGACATCTTTGAACCTATGTGtgtccctgtctgtctctaGGTTGGCCATATCCGTGCTGAGAGGGACATTCTGGTAGAGGCAGACAGCCTGTGGGTGGTCAAAATGTTCTACAGCTTCCAGGATAAGATGAACCTCTACCTCATTATGGAGTTTCTGCCTGGAGGTATGACCCTGTACCCTGCAGTGATGTTGGGAGCACAAACCAGCTAAACACTTACATGGCTTTAAATAGTGTCCTGAAAGCTTTTGTTGGCTAGAAAGTTCCAAGTCCTGTGAAACAAGAGGCACTAATCTCTAATATTGTGTACTAGTATATTGAGTGCTTTCTTGTTTTATGAATGAAATTATATCAAAAAGTTGAAGCAGCTGTGCGTTTGTCGGTTGGATAGTGATGGCCAGCTCCAAGTTTCTCCTCCTCAAAGTTTTTGAACCATCAGAAAGGTGTCCTCCCGCAGCAGGGACTGTTAgaaatagtctttttttcccttttcgtTCTTCTAAATGGTAGTGTGACTTAGTTTCTGTTGCTGTGGTGCAGGGGACATGATGACCTTGCTGATGAAGAAGGACACTCTCACAGAAGAGGCGACTCAGTTCTACATTGCAGAGACGGTGCTGGCCATCGACTCCATCCACCAGCTGGGCTTTATCCACAGAGACATCAAACCTGACAACCTGTTGCTGGATTCAAGGGTGAGGCAGAGTCAACCCCAATTTCCCTCACAGTGATTGTGtccattttcattatttctgccTTGGGTATTGTCTCCATACAGAGTTAATTGATTTGAAGATTGTTTTCATTCATTGAAACCCATCATTCTAATTTAATTTTGGTGAAATTAAATTAGAATGATGGGTTTCAATTAACATTTATTAGCTTGCAGTCCAATATAATCTGCATCCTTTCACTCGCCACTGTTTGGAGTACACAAACAAAATTCTGCACAGCGGTGTAGAAACCACACTGCTGGCTAACAATGAGAGAAGTGCAGAAGGACACTAACACACCAGCGTACAAGTATAAATGTCACTGCAGTATAGGCCATTTGCACAGACTCTGTATGAATTGTATGCAGaaatataaatgcagaaatCTTAACTCCTATGCTACATGGCCCCTCCTCTTATCCTCTCAAGAtctttgctgtgtgtgtgtgtgtgtgtgtgtgtgtgtgtgtgtgtgtgtgtgtgtgtgtgtgtgtgtgtgtgtgtgtgtgtgtgtgtgtgtgtgtgtgtgtgtgtgtgtgtgtgtgtgtgtgtgtgtgtgtgtgtgtgtgtgtgtgtgtgtgtgtgtgtgtgtgtgtgtgtgtgtgtgtatatcaaTTTACTCTTTATGTAGATAATGTGCCAAGCTATTCTTACCTGACTACCTGCTAATATTGTTTAAATATTATCTACTTTGCTGTGTGCTGTAGTAATTAGAatagtgtgttttgtgtttccagggTCATGTGAAGCTGTCTGACTTTGGTCTATGCACTGGGTTGAAGAGGGCCCATCGTACTGAGTTCTACAAGAACCTGAACCACAGCCTGCCCAGTGACCTCAGTAAGCAAAGTCAGGCAACCCCATCTATTTATTTACTTCATCTGTAACTTGCATGCTACTTCAGCTACTTACATTTGCtcattatattttcacatttataatTGAAAAGTTTGACCTCACTTGCTCCCTGTAAAACAATTTTCTAGCCAGAATAAGGAAGGAATGATTCCACATTGGTCATTCAAGGTCTTTACCTACAGTCTTATCCTTGTCCTCATCCTCACTGTTGCTCTTTCTTAACATTGAGGATGAGTTAACTAGACAGCTTAGCAGGACTGTAAGGGTTCGATGATGTGTGTATCTTCTCTATTTTTGAGTCAGGCTTGTTAGATGCTAGAGATATGGTGCACATACAACAGCTCTTTGCATGTCAAAATAGTGTGTGATTGATTAGTAGACTTGTGCAGTAACACAAGTGACCAATGCATGAATGACAGAAAGCAGTAACTTTAACAGCTTGATGAAGCAGCAATATTGCGTATTCCATATCTGAAAAGAGTTTAGGTGTTTACTCTGTCAATTGTGTGACAGCTTTTAATACTAAGTTGTCTGCACAGCTTTCCAGAACATGAACTCC
The nucleotide sequence above comes from Amphiprion ocellaris isolate individual 3 ecotype Okinawa chromosome 8, ASM2253959v1, whole genome shotgun sequence. Encoded proteins:
- the stk38a gene encoding serine/threonine-protein kinase 38 isoform X2; the protein is MAMTSQSSCSSMSNHTKERVTMAKVTLENFYSNLIAQHEEREMRQQKLEKVMDQEGLADEEKRIRRSEHARKETEFLRLKRTRLGLEDFESLKVIGRGAFGEVRLVQKKDTGHVYAMKILRKADMLEKEQVGHIRAERDILVEADSLWVVKMFYSFQDKMNLYLIMEFLPGGDMMTLLMKKDTLTEEATQFYIAETVLAIDSIHQLGFIHRDIKPDNLLLDSRGHVKLSDFGLCTGLKRAHRTEFYKNLNHSLPSDLTFQNMNSKRKAETWKRNRRQLAFSTVGTPDYIAPEVFMQNGYNKLCDWWSLGVIMYEMLIGYPPFCSETPQETYRKVMNWRETLTFPPEVPISEKAKDLILRFCCEEEHRIGAVGVEEIKSNSFFEGVDYDHIRERPAAIPINIKSIDDTSNFDEFPDSDILTPTTTQVSNQTEADLKNKDWVFINYTYKRFEGLTARGAIPSYMKSGKR
- the stk38a gene encoding serine/threonine-protein kinase 38 isoform X1: MAMTSQSSCSSMSNHTKERVTMAKVTLENFYSNLIAQHEEREMRQQKLEKVMDQEGLADEEKRIRRSEHARKETEFLRLKRTRLGLEDFESLKVIGRGAFGEVRLVQKKDTGHVYAMKILRKADMLEKEQVGHIRAERDILVEADSLWVVKMFYSFQDKMNLYLIMEFLPGGDMMTLLMKKDTLTEEATQFYIAETVLAIDSIHQLGFIHRDIKPDNLLLDSRGHVKLSDFGLCTGLKRAHRTEFYKNLNHSLPSDLSKQTFQNMNSKRKAETWKRNRRQLAFSTVGTPDYIAPEVFMQNGYNKLCDWWSLGVIMYEMLIGYPPFCSETPQETYRKVMNWRETLTFPPEVPISEKAKDLILRFCCEEEHRIGAVGVEEIKSNSFFEGVDYDHIRERPAAIPINIKSIDDTSNFDEFPDSDILTPTTTQVSNQTEADLKNKDWVFINYTYKRFEGLTARGAIPSYMKSGKR